The DNA sequence AGGCCCCAAGACGGGGTTGGCTTGGGGGGCACTGTGGTCAAATCGCTGTTTGTGACCGTCACCGAGCCCACCCAGGTCGATACCCAGGCCCCTATTTTGAGCATCACCAACCCCACCGAGGCCCCCAGACTGTGCGTCAACAGCGAGCTGGCTCTGGGGCTTAGCGCCGTAGACCCGCTGGAAAATGGCGCCGGTACCGGGGTCTGGGCTCTGCGCGGCGCCCTGTGGAGCGCAGGCGGCCTGATGCTGTCGGACCTGCCCGGCATGGCGGTCAGCCCGGCCTTGTGGGTGGCGGCCGGTGAGCCGGTCTCGGCCCAGGCCATGGTCAGCAACAATGCGCCTGGCCAGTTCCTGGTCAAGGCCGAGGCGGACGACAACGCCGGCCACACCGGCCTTGCCGATACCGCTTACAGCGTCGGCCTCAATGTGGTGGCCCTGCCGCCCATGAGTCTGGGCAAGGCCTTTAAGCCCGGTGCCACCCTGCCCATCAAGTGGAATTTCGGTGACTGCGACGGCCAGGGCCTGCCACCCTTTGCCTCGGTAAGGCTGGTGATAACCGACCCCAGCGGTTACAGCGAACAGCGCTGGGCCGGTGACGGCGCCGCCAATATTCGCTGGGAACTGGACGACGCCGGTAATGTGACCCACTACATCAGCAACTACCCCATCCCCATGGCCGGCCATTACCAGGTTGACCTGTACGTGGACGACGTGGACGGGGCCAGCATGCTGCAAGGCAGCCTGAGCTTTGACGCCCAAGCCAAGGGCAAGTAAGGCAAAGGGCCACGCAAGTGGCCCTTTTTTATCACCCTGTTTTTCCTCTCGCTTATTGACCTGCACCCCGGCTCCGGGCTTTGATGGGGCATGTGCAGCGTGATCATACTGCGCCGCCCCGGCCACCCCTGGCCGGTGCTGATCGGCGCCAACCGTGACGAAATGCAAGCCAGGCCCTGGCAGGGGCCTGGCCGTTATTGGCCGCAGCTGCCCAAGGTGCGGGCCGGGCAGGACTTAAACGCCGGCGGCACCTGGCAGGGGATTAACGACCAGGGGGTGCAGGCGGCGGTATTGAACCGCTTTGGCAGCCTGGGCCCGGCACCGGGCAAGCGTTCCCGTGGCGAACTGCCGCTGCTGGCCCTGGCCGAAGACAACGCCGGCTGCGCCGCCCAGGTGATAGCCGAGCTGGACCCCAGCCAATACCAGCCCTTCAACATGCTGGTGGCAGACAGTCACCAGGCGTTTTGGCTGGCCAACCGGGGGGAGGCCATCAGTCTGCAACGGGTACCCGAAGGGCTGTCCATGCTCACCGCCCACGACCTTAACGACACCCAGGCCAGCCCGCGCATGGCCCATAACCTGCCCCGTTTTCGCCTGGCCCAGGTGCCAGATCCGGCCAAGCCCAACTGGCAGGCCTGGCAGCAGCTGCTGGGCTTTGAAGGGGAGCAGCCCCCGGACCCGGCCCACTTCGACATCCGCGCCGACGCCCTTTGCATCCGCAGCAATATAGGTTTTCAAACCGTTTCCTCCTCCCTTATCGCCCTGCCGGCAACGGGCCAGCCCCTGTGGTGGTTTGACGGCGGCCAGGGCTTTGCGCTGGTAGCCGATTAAAAGCCTTGTGAGTTCCCGGATTCGATCATAAATTCCCAAAACTGAGAATTGATGTTCGGATATGCTCATGAGCGACCCCTTGGAACTGACCCTGGCCAACCGGCTTAGGGCCCTTCGCCGGCAGCAGGGCTGGTCCCTTGATGAAATGGCCCAGCGGGCCGGTGTCAGCCGCGCCAGCCTGTCCCGTATCGAAAAGGCCGAAGTCAGCCCCACCACGGCGGTGCTGGCCAAGATCTGCTCGGCCTTTGGCCTGAGCCTGTCGCACCTGCTGGCCCAGGTGGAAAGCGGCCCCCGCGCCCTGGTGCCCCTGGCCGACCAGCCTCTGTGGCAGGATCAGGCCAGCGGTTTTAGCCGCCGCAGCGTCTCGCCCCCCGAGCCCGGGTTGTCGTGCGAAGTGCTGGCCTGCACCCTGGAGGCGGGGGCCAGTCTCCATTACCCCCAGCCCACCCGCCCTGGCCTTGAGCACCACCTGGTAATGCAAAGCGGGCAGCTGCGGCTGTGGGTAGAAGACCAGGCCTACGATCTGGGGCCGGGGGATTGCCTGCGCTACAAGACCTTTGGCCAAAGCCGTTTTCAGGTGCTGGGGGAGCAAAGCGCCCAGTACCTGCTGGTGCTGATCTGATGGAGGAAATAGCGGTGCATATCAAGGAATTGCAGGGCCAA is a window from the Gallaecimonas xiamenensis 3-C-1 genome containing:
- a CDS encoding helix-turn-helix domain-containing protein, coding for MSDPLELTLANRLRALRRQQGWSLDEMAQRAGVSRASLSRIEKAEVSPTTAVLAKICSAFGLSLSHLLAQVESGPRALVPLADQPLWQDQASGFSRRSVSPPEPGLSCEVLACTLEAGASLHYPQPTRPGLEHHLVMQSGQLRLWVEDQAYDLGPGDCLRYKTFGQSRFQVLGEQSAQYLLVLI
- a CDS encoding NRDE family protein gives rise to the protein MCSVIILRRPGHPWPVLIGANRDEMQARPWQGPGRYWPQLPKVRAGQDLNAGGTWQGINDQGVQAAVLNRFGSLGPAPGKRSRGELPLLALAEDNAGCAAQVIAELDPSQYQPFNMLVADSHQAFWLANRGEAISLQRVPEGLSMLTAHDLNDTQASPRMAHNLPRFRLAQVPDPAKPNWQAWQQLLGFEGEQPPDPAHFDIRADALCIRSNIGFQTVSSSLIALPATGQPLWWFDGGQGFALVAD